A DNA window from Bacteroides cellulosilyticus contains the following coding sequences:
- the hydG gene encoding [FeFe] hydrogenase H-cluster radical SAM maturase HydG gives MYNVSSKQAEEFIDHQEILDTLDYARTNKDNRALIESLLEKAASCKGLSHREAALLLECDQPDLTERIFHLAREIKQKLYGNRIVMFAPLYLSNYCVNGCVYCPYHAKNRTIARKKLSQEEIRREVIALQDMGHKRLALEAGEDPLRNPIDYILESIQTIYGIHHKNGAIRRVNVNIAATTVENYRRLRDAGIGTYILFQETYHKGNYEVLHPTGPKSKYSYHTEAMDRAMEGGIDDVGIGVLFGLNTYRYDFVGLLMHAEHLEAAFGVGPHTISVPRICPADDIETKDFPNAISDEMFCRLIAVIRIAVPYTGMIISTRESEAVRRKVLELGISQISGGSRTSVGGYAVPETKEENSAQFDISDRRTLDEVVNWLLDLGHIPSFCTACYREGRTGDRFMSLVKRGQIANCCQPNALMTLKEYLEDYASPETREKGIRLIHEEMERIPNPKIREIALRNLHEIEEGKRDFRL, from the coding sequence GTGTATAATGTAAGTTCAAAACAGGCAGAAGAGTTCATCGATCACCAGGAGATACTGGATACGCTGGACTATGCCCGTACCAATAAAGACAACCGTGCCCTCATTGAGAGTCTGCTCGAAAAGGCAGCCTCATGCAAAGGTTTGTCCCATCGTGAAGCCGCTCTACTGTTAGAATGCGACCAGCCCGACCTGACGGAACGTATCTTCCATCTGGCACGAGAAATTAAACAAAAACTATATGGCAACCGCATCGTAATGTTCGCCCCGTTATACCTTTCCAATTATTGTGTGAACGGGTGCGTTTACTGCCCCTATCATGCAAAGAACCGCACTATCGCCCGCAAGAAACTGTCACAGGAAGAAATACGCCGGGAAGTGATTGCCTTGCAGGATATGGGACACAAACGTCTGGCACTGGAAGCCGGCGAAGACCCGCTACGCAACCCTATCGATTATATTCTGGAATCTATTCAAACCATCTACGGTATTCATCATAAGAATGGTGCTATCCGGCGGGTAAACGTGAATATTGCCGCTACAACGGTAGAGAACTATCGCCGGCTGAGAGATGCAGGTATCGGTACTTACATTCTTTTCCAGGAAACCTATCACAAGGGGAATTATGAGGTCTTGCATCCCACAGGCCCTAAAAGCAAGTATTCCTATCACACCGAAGCTATGGACCGTGCCATGGAAGGTGGTATTGACGATGTAGGTATAGGTGTATTATTCGGGTTGAATACCTATCGATACGATTTCGTAGGATTATTGATGCATGCCGAACATCTGGAAGCGGCATTCGGTGTCGGACCGCATACGATCAGTGTACCCCGTATCTGCCCAGCGGATGATATTGAAACAAAAGATTTCCCCAATGCCATTTCTGATGAAATGTTCTGCCGCCTCATTGCGGTAATCCGCATTGCAGTGCCTTACACCGGAATGATCATTTCCACCCGTGAATCGGAAGCTGTACGACGTAAGGTATTGGAATTAGGTATTTCACAAATCAGTGGCGGCTCACGTACCAGCGTAGGCGGATATGCCGTACCGGAAACGAAAGAAGAGAACTCGGCCCAATTCGATATCAGCGACCGCCGCACACTGGATGAAGTTGTAAACTGGTTGCTCGATCTGGGACATATCCCCAGTTTCTGTACGGCTTGTTATCGTGAAGGTCGGACGGGTGACCGTTTCATGTCTCTTGTCAAGCGGGGACAGATAGCAAATTGCTGTCAGCCCAATGCCTTGATGACTCTGAAAGAATATCTGGAAGATTACGCTTCACCCGAAACCCGGGAGAAAGGTATCCGCCTCATTCATGAAGAGATGGAACGCATCCCGAATCCGAAAATCCGGGAAATAGCTCTGCGAAACCTGCATGAGATAGAGGAAGGGAAAAGAGATTTCAGATTATGA
- the hydE gene encoding [FeFe] hydrogenase H-cluster radical SAM maturase HydE: MKNLIDQLHNKRTLSAEEYKALLLCQDADTLKYLQEQAREVSLEQFGNRVFIRGLIEITNHCRNNCYYCGIRKGNQSVLRYELTREDILECCREGYTLGFRTFVLQGGETSSVKDGFILETVTAIRREFPDCAITLSLGEKSRETYEHFFRAGANRYLLRHETHNEKHYHHLHPDKMSIRQRLQCLAWLKEIGYQTGTGIMVGSPGQNTDHLVEDLLFIEQFHPEMIGIGPFIPHHDTPFAACPPGSMEMTLKLLSIFRLMHPKVLLPSTTALATLAPDGRERGILAGANVVMPNLSPPEQRNKYSLYDNKASLGAEAAEGLQQLEEKLTVIGYRISKERGDYLSLITHP; this comes from the coding sequence ATGAAGAACTTGATTGATCAATTACATAACAAGCGGACGCTAAGTGCTGAAGAATATAAAGCACTACTCCTTTGCCAAGACGCAGATACTTTAAAGTATTTGCAGGAGCAGGCACGGGAGGTGTCACTTGAGCAGTTTGGCAATCGGGTATTTATTCGTGGACTGATTGAGATAACCAACCATTGCCGTAACAATTGCTATTATTGCGGTATACGGAAAGGAAATCAATCTGTTCTCCGTTATGAGTTGACACGGGAGGATATTCTGGAATGCTGTCGCGAAGGATATACTCTCGGTTTCCGGACTTTCGTCTTGCAAGGCGGTGAAACATCCTCCGTAAAAGATGGTTTTATCCTTGAAACTGTTACTGCTATACGTCGTGAGTTTCCGGATTGCGCCATCACACTATCATTAGGCGAAAAGTCCCGTGAGACTTACGAGCATTTCTTCCGGGCGGGTGCCAATCGATATTTGCTCCGCCACGAAACGCATAATGAAAAACATTACCATCATCTGCACCCCGATAAGATGTCTATCAGGCAACGCCTGCAATGTTTGGCATGGCTGAAAGAAATAGGATATCAGACAGGAACAGGTATTATGGTAGGTAGTCCGGGACAAAACACCGACCATCTGGTGGAAGACCTCCTTTTTATAGAACAATTTCATCCTGAAATGATAGGAATCGGTCCTTTTATTCCGCACCACGATACCCCGTTCGCAGCATGCCCGCCGGGAAGCATGGAGATGACTCTGAAACTTCTTTCCATCTTCCGGTTAATGCATCCGAAGGTATTATTACCCTCTACCACAGCATTAGCAACGCTTGCACCGGATGGACGAGAACGCGGAATACTGGCAGGAGCCAATGTAGTAATGCCCAACCTTTCTCCCCCGGAACAACGGAACAAATACTCACTTTATGATAACAAAGCCTCTTTGGGAGCCGAAGCTGCAGAAGGCTTACAACAATTAGAAGAAAAACTGACGGTTATCGGATACCGGATATCGAAAGAAAGAGGAGACTACTTATCACTAATCACTCACCCCTAA
- a CDS encoding monomeric [FeFe] hydrogenase, with translation MAFTNNIMIVRHRLLTELVKLWRDNELVEKIDRLPIELSPRRSKHAGRCCVHKERAVWKYKSLPLLGLDMEDEKDELTPLSEYAAHALDRAENGTPKDNIMCVIDEACSACVQINYEITNLCRGCTARSCQTNCPKKAVHVKESGQAWIDHDECISCGICHKSCPYHAIVYIPVPCEEACPVKAISKDKKGIEHIDESKCIYCGKCLNACPFGAIFEVSQVFDILHKIRKGEKIVAIVAPSILGQFKTTIEQVYGALKAVGFTDVIEVAQGAMDTVSNEAHELIEKLEEGQKFMTTSCCPSYIELVNKHIPGMKPYVSGTGSPMYYAARIVKEKHPDAKVVFIGPCVAKRKEAQRDEAVDFVMTFEEVASVLDGLDIQLEQSQPYTMSFASVREAHGFAQAGGVMGAVKAYLKEEADKINAIQVANLDKKTIGSLRAYAKSGKAPGQFIEVMACEGGCITGPCTHNEIAAGKRQFVQELAKQEKTY, from the coding sequence ATGGCATTTACCAACAACATTATGATTGTCCGCCACAGATTGCTGACAGAGCTGGTAAAACTGTGGAGGGATAACGAACTTGTAGAAAAAATAGACCGTCTTCCCATTGAATTGAGTCCGAGAAGATCAAAACATGCAGGACGCTGCTGCGTACATAAAGAACGCGCCGTGTGGAAATACAAATCACTGCCGTTGCTGGGACTGGATATGGAAGATGAAAAAGATGAATTAACCCCATTATCAGAGTATGCAGCACATGCACTGGACCGTGCAGAAAACGGAACGCCGAAAGATAACATCATGTGTGTGATTGATGAAGCATGTTCCGCCTGCGTACAAATCAATTACGAAATCACCAACCTTTGCCGCGGATGTACCGCCCGTAGCTGTCAGACCAACTGTCCGAAGAAAGCTGTCCATGTAAAGGAAAGCGGACAGGCATGGATAGACCATGATGAATGCATCAGTTGTGGCATTTGCCACAAGAGCTGCCCCTATCATGCTATTGTCTATATCCCAGTACCTTGCGAAGAGGCTTGTCCGGTGAAAGCTATCAGCAAGGATAAGAAAGGTATCGAACACATCGACGAAAGCAAATGTATCTATTGCGGAAAGTGTCTCAACGCCTGTCCATTCGGAGCAATTTTCGAAGTGTCACAGGTATTCGATATCCTGCACAAGATACGCAAAGGAGAAAAAATAGTGGCCATTGTAGCACCGTCTATCCTGGGACAATTCAAGACTACTATTGAACAGGTATATGGCGCACTCAAAGCTGTAGGATTCACTGATGTCATCGAAGTGGCTCAGGGAGCTATGGATACGGTCAGCAACGAAGCACATGAATTGATAGAGAAGTTGGAAGAAGGACAGAAGTTTATGACTACTTCCTGTTGCCCTTCCTACATAGAACTCGTAAACAAACATATTCCGGGCATGAAACCTTATGTTTCAGGCACAGGTTCACCGATGTATTATGCAGCACGCATTGTTAAAGAGAAACATCCGGACGCTAAAGTAGTTTTCATCGGTCCGTGTGTAGCCAAACGTAAAGAGGCCCAGCGTGATGAAGCTGTAGATTTTGTTATGACTTTCGAAGAAGTGGCATCTGTATTGGACGGACTGGATATTCAGTTGGAGCAATCGCAACCTTATACCATGTCGTTCGCATCCGTGCGCGAGGCACATGGATTTGCCCAGGCTGGTGGCGTAATGGGAGCAGTAAAAGCCTATCTGAAAGAAGAAGCTGACAAAATCAATGCCATCCAAGTAGCTAATCTGGATAAGAAAACCATCGGTTCATTGCGGGCGTATGCCAAATCGGGCAAGGCACCGGGGCAATTTATAGAAGTGATGGCATGTGAAGGTGGCTGTATCACCGGACCTTGTACGCACAATGAGATTGCCGCAGGTAAACGTCAGTTTGTACAAGAGTTGGCAAAACAAGAAAAGACGTATTGA
- a CDS encoding iron-containing alcohol dehydrogenase has translation MKDFIYYAPTQVVFGALSEDKTGKLVKQYSGTKVLVHYGGQSAERSGLLDKICRALEAEGIAYVKLGGVVPNPRLSKVHEGIELCRKEKVDFILAVGGGSVIDSAKAIAFGVPYEGEVWDFYMGRAHAQACLPIATVLTIPAAGSEMSNSTVITNEDGDLKKGYSNNLCRCKFAVMNPEWTYTLPNYQTACGVTDIMMHTMERYFSHDDDMTVTDAIAESILRTVKDSVFEVLKEPKNYVHRAQIMWAGSLAHNDLTGCGTTGDWATHQLEHELSALFDVAHGAGLAALWGSWARYVYKENVTRFAQFAVNVMGVTNDFKSPEHTALAGIEAMEDFYRAIGMPVSICELIGRQATDEEIKLMADKCSSGGSATTGNLKVLHRDDMENIYRMANR, from the coding sequence ATGAAAGACTTTATTTACTATGCACCCACACAGGTTGTGTTTGGAGCATTATCGGAAGATAAAACAGGGAAATTGGTGAAGCAATATAGCGGCACTAAAGTTTTGGTACATTATGGCGGACAGAGTGCGGAGCGTTCCGGTTTACTGGATAAAATATGCCGGGCATTGGAGGCGGAAGGCATTGCTTACGTAAAACTGGGCGGGGTGGTTCCTAATCCACGTTTGTCGAAAGTGCACGAGGGTATTGAACTGTGCCGGAAAGAAAAGGTTGATTTCATTCTTGCTGTAGGTGGCGGTAGTGTGATTGACTCTGCGAAGGCGATTGCTTTCGGTGTACCTTATGAGGGGGAGGTATGGGACTTTTATATGGGACGAGCCCATGCGCAAGCTTGCCTTCCGATTGCTACCGTGCTGACAATTCCGGCTGCGGGGAGTGAAATGAGTAACAGTACCGTGATAACCAATGAGGACGGCGATTTGAAAAAAGGTTATTCCAATAACCTGTGCCGTTGCAAGTTTGCTGTGATGAATCCGGAATGGACTTATACATTGCCCAACTATCAGACAGCTTGTGGTGTAACGGATATTATGATGCATACCATGGAACGTTATTTCTCTCATGATGACGATATGACGGTGACTGATGCCATTGCTGAAAGTATTCTCCGTACGGTAAAAGATAGCGTTTTTGAAGTACTGAAAGAACCGAAGAATTATGTACATCGTGCCCAAATTATGTGGGCAGGTAGCTTGGCACACAATGATTTGACAGGATGCGGAACAACCGGTGACTGGGCAACACACCAGCTTGAACATGAACTGAGTGCACTATTCGATGTAGCACATGGTGCAGGTCTGGCAGCTCTTTGGGGAAGCTGGGCACGGTATGTCTACAAAGAGAATGTAACCCGTTTCGCTCAGTTTGCCGTGAATGTGATGGGTGTAACGAATGATTTCAAATCACCCGAACATACCGCTTTGGCAGGCATTGAAGCCATGGAAGATTTCTATCGCGCAATTGGGATGCCGGTTAGTATTTGCGAGCTGATAGGGCGGCAGGCCACTGACGAAGAAATCAAACTCATGGCAGATAAATGCAGTTCCGGTGGTAGTGCAACAACCGGAAATTTGAAGGTTTTACATCGCGATGATATGGAAAATATCTATCGCATGGCAAATAGATAA
- a CDS encoding DUF1848 domain-containing protein — translation MIISASRRTDIPAFYSEWFLNRIKERYVLVPNPYNPNMISRVNLDPAVIDCVVFWTKNPAPMIDKLDRLQDYKYYFQFTLNSYGTELESKLPPLQKRIDTFKRLSDKIGREKVVWRYDPILTNEQYTVAFHQDKFAEMAFALHDYTEKCMLGFIDHYPHVRSSLREFHIEPLIKEDIDSMAISFKKVADECSMKLDTCTTKVDLSHLGISGGVCVDNRLIERIVGYPITARKDKNQRDICRCVESIDIGTYESCLNGCIYCYAIKGNYNTAKFNRSKHDKDSPMLIGEVDKDAVIKEREMKSLRTDQLSMFY, via the coding sequence ATGATCATCAGTGCCAGTCGCAGGACGGATATACCTGCTTTTTATTCGGAGTGGTTTCTCAACCGGATAAAAGAAAGGTATGTTCTGGTACCTAATCCGTATAATCCTAATATGATCAGCAGGGTCAACCTGGACCCTGCTGTCATTGATTGCGTTGTCTTTTGGACGAAGAATCCTGCACCGATGATTGATAAACTGGACAGATTGCAGGACTATAAATACTATTTCCAGTTTACACTGAATTCGTACGGAACGGAACTTGAAAGTAAACTGCCACCACTTCAAAAACGTATAGATACATTCAAACGCCTTTCTGATAAGATAGGAAGGGAGAAAGTGGTGTGGCGATATGATCCTATTCTTACGAATGAACAATACACAGTTGCTTTTCATCAGGACAAATTTGCAGAAATGGCATTCGCTTTGCATGACTATACTGAAAAGTGTATGCTGGGTTTTATTGATCATTATCCGCATGTGCGTTCCTCTCTCCGTGAATTTCATATCGAGCCGTTGATAAAGGAAGATATCGATTCAATGGCCATTTCATTTAAGAAGGTTGCGGATGAATGTTCGATGAAGTTGGATACTTGTACAACAAAGGTCGACTTATCTCATTTGGGTATTTCGGGTGGAGTGTGCGTTGACAATAGGTTGATTGAACGAATTGTCGGATATCCTATTACTGCCCGTAAAGACAAGAATCAGCGGGACATTTGCCGTTGTGTGGAAAGTATTGACATCGGCACTTATGAAAGCTGCCTTAATGGCTGCATTTATTGCTATGCTATTAAAGGTAATTATAATACGGCGAAATTTAACCGGAGTAAACACGATAAGGATTCTCCGATGTTAATAGGAGAAGTGGATAAGGACGCAGTGATTAAAGAACGGGAAATGAAGAGTCTGCGTACCGATCAGCTTTCTATGTTTTATTAA
- a CDS encoding VIT1/CCC1 transporter family protein encodes MEKETEQELIKRMIGFQKEEITSSIIYRKLAAKEKDLHNREILQRIAEDESRHYTTLRGYTHQDVSPNRFEICFYVWLVRLLGVTFAVRRLELGEKETSGVYSQYPSMEHFAEMARDEQHHEEKLIEMIDEERLQYMGSVVLGLNDALVEFTGALAGFTLALNDTKLIALTGSITGIAAALSMASSEYLSTKSEKTHNKRPVKAAIYTGIAYIITVVALVGPFILLSSPVLALCIMLVMALLIIAFFNYYYAIARNESFKHRFTEMAVLSFSVAGISFLIGYLLKTVTGVGG; translated from the coding sequence ATGGAGAAAGAGACTGAACAAGAATTGATAAAAAGGATGATTGGTTTTCAGAAAGAGGAAATAACGTCGAGTATTATATACCGGAAGTTAGCGGCAAAGGAAAAGGATCTTCATAACCGGGAGATATTGCAACGTATTGCAGAGGATGAAAGTAGGCACTACACCACACTGCGAGGCTATACTCATCAGGATGTCAGTCCTAATCGTTTTGAAATCTGCTTTTATGTATGGTTAGTGCGTCTGCTGGGTGTTACGTTTGCCGTTCGTCGTCTGGAACTGGGAGAGAAAGAAACGAGTGGGGTATATTCCCAATACCCGAGTATGGAACACTTTGCCGAGATGGCGCGGGATGAGCAGCACCATGAAGAAAAGCTTATTGAAATGATAGATGAGGAGCGCTTGCAATATATGGGTTCGGTGGTTCTAGGGCTGAATGATGCCTTGGTGGAGTTTACCGGAGCATTGGCAGGTTTCACACTGGCACTGAATGATACGAAACTGATTGCGCTGACCGGCAGCATTACAGGGATTGCGGCGGCACTTTCTATGGCTTCTTCCGAATACCTTTCCACTAAATCAGAAAAGACTCATAATAAGCGTCCGGTTAAGGCAGCTATTTATACGGGGATAGCTTATATCATAACCGTAGTGGCTTTGGTAGGTCCGTTTATCTTATTGTCAAGTCCTGTTCTGGCTTTATGCATCATGCTGGTGATGGCGTTGCTGATTATAGCCTTTTTCAACTATTATTATGCCATTGCCCGTAATGAAAGCTTTAAGCACCGTTTCACGGAGATGGCGGTGTTGAGCTTCTCCGTGGCCGGAATCAGTTTTCTGATAGGTTATTTGCTGAAGACAGTGACAGGAGTAGGGGGATAG
- a CDS encoding NAD(P)H-dependent flavin oxidoreductase — MKPFFIGNIEIKTPIIQGGMGVGISLSGLASAVANEGGIGVISCAGLGLLYPKGKGDYTEKCICGLKEEIRKARQKTKGIIGVNIMVALSNYAEMVRTAISEKIDVVFAGAGLPLDLPLYLTPESKTKLVPIVSSSRAAKIICDKWQKNFDYLPDAIVVEGPKAGGHLGFKREQIQDEKYALESLIPEVVAIAMSYKERKDIPVIAAGGISTGEDIARFMRLGASAVQMGSIFVTTQECDASQTFKEVYIHSKPEDVLIIESPVGMPGRAIDGEFIRNVEKGQEKPKCCSFHCIKTCDYQKSPYCIIKALYNAAKGNMKRGYAFAGSNAFLSEKIRSVKEVITTLNNEFLLATCQLAPAKMKT; from the coding sequence ATGAAGCCATTTTTTATTGGAAATATAGAAATAAAAACACCTATCATACAAGGTGGAATGGGAGTCGGAATTTCATTGTCCGGCTTAGCATCAGCAGTAGCTAACGAAGGCGGCATTGGTGTTATTTCATGTGCAGGTTTAGGCCTGCTGTACCCTAAAGGCAAAGGCGACTATACCGAAAAGTGCATTTGCGGACTCAAAGAAGAAATCAGAAAAGCCCGCCAAAAGACCAAAGGAATCATCGGAGTGAATATCATGGTGGCCCTCTCCAATTATGCAGAGATGGTACGCACTGCCATAAGCGAAAAAATCGACGTAGTCTTTGCCGGTGCAGGACTTCCGCTCGACTTACCCCTATACCTGACACCGGAAAGCAAAACGAAGTTGGTGCCCATTGTATCTTCTTCAAGAGCGGCCAAGATTATATGCGACAAATGGCAGAAGAACTTTGATTATTTACCCGATGCCATAGTAGTAGAAGGTCCTAAAGCCGGAGGACATTTGGGCTTTAAGAGAGAACAGATACAAGATGAGAAATATGCTTTGGAATCCTTGATACCCGAAGTTGTAGCAATTGCAATGAGCTATAAGGAAAGAAAAGATATTCCTGTAATTGCCGCAGGTGGAATCTCTACAGGCGAAGATATTGCACGATTCATGCGATTGGGAGCTTCGGCCGTACAAATGGGAAGCATTTTTGTAACAACCCAAGAGTGCGATGCTTCACAAACCTTCAAAGAGGTTTATATCCACTCTAAGCCCGAAGACGTTCTCATTATCGAAAGTCCCGTAGGAATGCCCGGACGAGCCATTGATGGGGAGTTTATCCGTAATGTAGAGAAAGGACAGGAAAAGCCCAAATGTTGCTCATTCCATTGTATCAAGACGTGTGACTATCAGAAGAGTCCTTACTGCATCATCAAAGCACTGTATAATGCGGCCAAAGGGAATATGAAAAGAGGATATGCATTTGCAGGCAGTAATGCTTTTCTCTCCGAAAAAATACGCAGCGTAAAAGAAGTGATAACTACATTGAACAATGAGTTTCTTTTAGCAACCTGCCAATTAGCCCCAGCGAAAATGAAAACTTAA
- a CDS encoding RNA recognition motif domain-containing protein, with protein sequence MNIYISGLSFGINDADLNELFSVYGETSSAKVIMDRESGRSRGFGFVEMPNDTDGQKAIDELNGAEYDQKTISVSVARPREERPRNNGYNSRRY encoded by the coding sequence ATGAACATTTACATTTCAGGTTTAAGCTTTGGCATAAATGATGCTGACTTGAACGAATTATTCTCAGTGTATGGAGAGACCTCTTCAGCTAAAGTTATCATGGACAGAGAATCAGGAAGATCCAGAGGATTTGGCTTCGTTGAAATGCCAAACGATACAGATGGACAAAAGGCAATTGACGAACTTAACGGAGCAGAATACGATCAGAAAACTATCTCAGTAAGCGTTGCACGTCCCCGTGAAGAAAGACCCCGCAACAACGGCTATAATTCCAGACGTTATTAA
- a CDS encoding GNAT family N-acetyltransferase — MNTYMETPRLILRDWREEDIPVFAGLNSNDQAMEFFLKKLSYQETLDFYHRIQQEFAAKGYGLYAVEKKEDHSFIGYVGLHAVTFDVDFAPAIEIGWRLIPEVWNKGYATEAASACLEYAKTVLKLKELYSFTSLPNKRSERVMQKIGMVKTKEFDHPLVESGHPLLHHVLYKIEF, encoded by the coding sequence ATGAATACATACATGGAAACCCCGCGCCTGATCCTACGTGATTGGAGAGAAGAAGACATCCCCGTCTTTGCCGGATTAAACAGCAACGATCAGGCAATGGAATTCTTTCTCAAAAAGCTATCTTATCAGGAAACTCTTGATTTCTACCACCGTATCCAACAAGAATTTGCAGCCAAAGGATACGGGCTATACGCAGTAGAAAAGAAAGAAGATCATTCTTTTATCGGCTACGTAGGACTGCATGCAGTTACATTCGATGTAGATTTTGCTCCTGCCATAGAAATAGGCTGGCGACTGATTCCCGAAGTCTGGAACAAGGGATACGCAACTGAAGCCGCTTCAGCCTGTCTGGAGTATGCAAAGACCGTATTGAAACTCAAAGAATTATACTCTTTCACCTCGCTTCCCAACAAACGTTCAGAGCGTGTGATGCAGAAGATAGGTATGGTAAAAACTAAAGAATTCGATCACCCGCTCGTGGAATCCGGACACCCTCTGCTCCACCATGTCCTATATAAGATAGAGTTTTAA
- a CDS encoding HPP family protein has translation MEHRKLTRYLISLIMILIMVGLAEWTNEKEILFPEMTALIIGLLIIDKRVWNVKRWQIILLMTLGAVAGICIVRYSPLPYVVNLCAAFVFAGASLLISRATLIPLISACVLPVLLHTESIIYPIAVFSMSVSVVLVQIILEKCGIRNRMPKSVCRKPGKEDIIRWLILFCFVGALAGLAVSMDYPYLILPPLMVTFVEMVNSKAGFKNRPTQVFLFLATAATLGTVLQIVGHHHLHLPESIIALTIAAILFLIFEWTGKYFAPAGALAFIPMLLPQEGLGWLPLEASIGAALFITIAMVVFQKCYKWNRAQLIFCATPTLLREYMNRKKRKKQIE, from the coding sequence ATGGAACACAGAAAACTGACAAGATATCTGATATCGCTGATAATGATCCTGATAATGGTAGGTTTAGCCGAATGGACCAACGAAAAGGAGATTCTGTTTCCGGAAATGACAGCATTGATCATCGGCCTGTTGATTATCGATAAGCGGGTATGGAATGTAAAACGTTGGCAAATTATCCTGCTTATGACTCTTGGGGCAGTAGCCGGTATCTGCATTGTCCGTTATTCACCCCTGCCCTATGTAGTTAATCTATGCGCCGCATTTGTTTTTGCAGGCGCCTCCCTTCTGATCAGTCGCGCTACACTGATTCCCTTAATATCAGCTTGCGTATTGCCCGTTTTGCTTCATACGGAAAGCATTATTTATCCAATAGCCGTATTTTCAATGTCAGTATCAGTAGTGCTTGTACAAATCATTCTGGAAAAATGCGGAATACGTAACCGGATGCCTAAATCTGTCTGCAGGAAACCCGGTAAGGAAGATATCATCAGGTGGCTGATATTATTCTGTTTTGTAGGTGCTTTGGCCGGATTGGCCGTCAGTATGGATTACCCTTATCTCATATTGCCCCCACTCATGGTGACTTTTGTAGAAATGGTAAACTCCAAAGCAGGATTCAAAAATCGCCCAACACAAGTATTTCTCTTTCTGGCTACCGCAGCCACTCTGGGCACTGTACTTCAAATTGTCGGTCACCACCATCTTCATCTACCGGAAAGTATCATTGCTTTAACCATTGCAGCTATCCTGTTCCTCATCTTCGAGTGGACAGGGAAATACTTTGCCCCTGCCGGAGCATTGGCATTCATTCCTATGCTATTACCCCAAGAGGGGCTGGGCTGGTTACCTTTGGAGGCTTCTATCGGAGCCGCCTTATTTATAACCATTGCCATGGTTGTCTTTCAAAAATGCTATAAATGGAATCGGGCACAACTCATCTTCTGTGCCACCCCAACCCTACTACGTGAATATATGAACCGTAAAAAGCGGAAAAAACAAATCGAATAA